The following are encoded together in the Montipora foliosa isolate CH-2021 chromosome 12, ASM3666993v2, whole genome shotgun sequence genome:
- the LOC137978433 gene encoding uncharacterized protein has translation MKHNEDLMHNALVKYINTDVVSAEGSESVSRRIPFFYKQSRTETQGKKVTTMEKKLLCVVLIMLLMVSFNSAQPNQRIGKKNFQAVIKKREYCARARQICSPTEDDVIYDGHMPDVYP, from the exons atgaaacataatgAAGATCTTATGCACAATGCTTTGGT AAAGTATATAAATACGGATGTCGTCTCGGCGGAGGGCAGTGAGAGTGTTTCAAGAAGAATCCCGTTTTTCTACAAACAAAGCAGAACTG AAACCCAAGGCAAGAAGGTGACGACAATGGAAAAAAAGTTGCTATGTGTGGTTCTCATCATGTTGCTAATGGTATCCTTCAACTCGGCTCAACCTAACCAACGAATTGGAAAAAAGAATTTCCAG GCTGTGATAAAGAAGCGAGAGTACTGCGCACGAGCAAGGCAGATTTGTAGCCCAACAGAAGATGATGTCATTTATGATGGTCATATGCCAGATGTTTACCCATGA
- the LOC137979767 gene encoding adenosine receptor A3-like, whose protein sequence is MNSSNSTGLSEQANRGCFYLTRFLAYDREPAVKILFIVNCALNAILSITAIVGNASIFWALRRCSSTLRPPSKALLSSLTLSDLAVGLFVQPLYVVYKAAEMNGHFQLFCITGIGFHLTANVFQAVSFLTVTAIALDRFLAFHLQKLYTRISATRAKVLLVILWSATSFWIITWFYNIRIYQAFNITAVSLCLLVCASAYITLQYRLRGLQTAITSRLNPFNEREANISIQTPHLQLYRRSVTTMFYIYILLILCYTPYWSMFIVIQLTGRNYAKIVALSLSMTIVFANASLNPFLYCWRIQEIRREIVSAISKLCRRN, encoded by the coding sequence ATGAACAGCAGCAACTCAACAGGATTGAGCGAGCAAGCAAACCGAGGATGTTTTTATCTCACTCGATTTCTTGCTTACGATCGAGAACCAGCCGTAAAGATTCTCTTTATTGTTAACTGTGCTTTGAATGCCATTTTATCTATTACAGCCATCGTCGGAAACGCATCCATTTTTTGGGCTCTGAGAAGATGTTCTTCAACTCTTCGTCCACCATCTAAAGCACTATTGTCTAGCTTGACTTTATCGGATCTTGCCGTTGGACTTTTCGTTCAGCCTTTGTATGTCGTATATAAAGCCGCTGAAATGAACGGTCATTTTCAACTGTTTTGTATTACTGGAATCGGATTTCATTTGACAgccaacgtttttcaagcaGTATCTTTCTTGACAGTAACTGCAATTGCGCTAGATAGGTTTTTGGCCTTCCATTTACAGAAGCTATACACCAGAATTTCAGCCACCCGAGCCAAAGTCTTGTTAGTCATTCTTTGGTCTGCCACAAGTTTCTGGATAATAACATGGTTCTACAATATCAGGATTTATCAAGCGTTCAACATAACAGCCGTCTCTCTATGTCTCCTAGTCTGCGCATCAGCTTATATTACGCTTCAGTATAGGCTTCGTGGATTGCAGACTGCCATAACGTCTCGTTtgaatcctttcaatgaacgaGAAGCTAATATTAGCATTCAAACGCCTCATCTTCAACTGTATCGAAGATCCGTGACAACAATGTTTTATATTTACATCTTACTAATTCTATGTTACACTCCATATTGGTCAATGTTCATAGTTATACAACTGACTGGTAGGAATTATGCAAAAATTGTTGCTCTTAGTCTCTCAATGACAATCGTTTTTGCCAACGCAAGCCTCAATCCATTTCTCTACTGCTGGAGAATTCAAGAAATTCGACGAGAGATTGTAAGCGCCATTTCAAAACTTTGTCGTCGAAACTAA